The Solanum lycopersicum chromosome 2, SLM_r2.1 DNA window GGAGTTGCATAATCTTTTAAGTTAAACGGTAAAATTGTAATTAACCTATGATAATAATTAGTGTCTTGATATATGTATCACTTttaaagtggacaactaaatagggacaAAGGGAataatacttatttattttataaaattaataaataattttttatttagtttctaatttatttttatcattaattaagtCATTTTCctataacatttttcaaaatattatatttattatattataaaggtgatataataaaattattctgatatttataatttattaaaaaatgtgtGAAGTTAATAATGGACAAATATTATTGGACAAAGTGAGTatttagtgtatatatatatatatatatatatatatcttttgttTCGATTTGTTTGgtctcaaataaatattttttttgtttcgatTTGTTTGGTCTCATTttgatttgacattttttttaaaaaaaaattgtgatccaaattaaaaatatgtagaatactctaaaatatttttaattttgtaatcttAAACATAtgaagtgaaaaattaaaataataataataaaaattctaaaaataaactaccaaaaaaaaaataattaagacaaaaaataaatagtaaactAGCAAGAACATAGTATCTTCCTTGTGGACATAcctactctttttctttttttaaaaaataaagctaAATAGTACTAGTGCTAAGAGTCGTAGTGAATGATAAGTATCAGgtcaatttttaattagaaaattcGTATTCGAATTCCTTTGCCAAAGAGTCTcctttattagaaaatattacccttttaatatgaaatttttaaatataaatataaaatttaatcatatttcAATATGTCAGATTGAAtagaatattttgttttatagaaaaatagTACTTAGCAAAGGATACATGCTTGCTAATTGACTTTGGTATAGTCGAGGCAAGAATGTCAAAAGATAAATGGTTCGATCGGACATATATAATCTGTCCAACTCAAGATATATTAGAATAATAACACTCGCACATTTTTATCACAAAGTATTTATCCACATGGGACATGATTTATTTCAGCTCAGTGTAACATGACTatactaaattaatatatattatttttaatagtataTAATAGTACGGTGGAACACTCCATCAAATATACTTTAACCCCATACGATATTTGGTGGGGTCAAGGATTATTCTAATTCAAAATCCTACTTATTCGGATAAATCATAAGTATTTAAGATTAtgatcaaaaattttaaaaataaaatcttaattaaattaatattttattatgttgaactaattttatatttattttatacagTTTTTGATTTATGTCACATAACGTAACTTTACATAGTTAATTAGACGTGCAAAAAACAtttgaattactattttttgaCAAGAGGCATATAAAAGTCAAAATAGcccaataaaaataattaagctaAACTTTATTGTACGCAATATGGAAAAATGACACAAATCTCACCTTTAAGTTCTTTTGTTAGCATTGTTTCCTATTAATTCTATAAAACTTCAAAATATCTCATTTTCACGCATCGAGTTAATGTATCAGCAcacaaattaatgtatctcgcgcattagattagtgtatcatgtataaaatgtatatcatattagtgtatcatgtataaaatataatgtatcttacttaacaaTTAATATCTCTCGCGCATCAGAGTAATGCATCAACAATTATATTGTTGTATCAATTTGAGGaatttctataattataaacttataagggacaaataataattttaccttaaaTGTACATAATTtctgtccttttttttttacctatcaTATTAAGTTGACATAAAATAATACACAAAACCCTTCATAACAAGTTAGTTAATTAGGAATATAAGATACTCCCTCCGTGTATTATTTTACTTAgaacgaaatttaagaaaagaaagaagactttttaattttgtgattctaaattaatttgttATGTTGAAACGGGAGAGTATTACTTTATGCCCATTAAATAACCTCGAGATTTAACTCATATGCAAAACAAGAGCAACCaatgtaaaataaaacaaaattttgtatTGAAAGAGATATAAAATTCCCTAACTTAGTACAATAATTGAAATCTATAAAACGAAATTTAAAAAGGATACAACTTAGTCATATGATAAAACCACTCTAGATTAAGTCTTGATTGAGCTATATATAgtctaaatataataataatggcTAAATATACATGACTTGTTAAAATCGCCACATCAAATAAAACAATCAATGGGGAAATCAATCAAAAacatacaattttttcaaaattattccatcaaaagaatcaacaaaaaaaaaaacttctagaAAAGTTGTGGAGTTTCATCAAAAGATATCAAGGTAGTCAAgtcattttttggttgaatatTGAGTGTATTTTCATCAAGCAACCAATTCTCTAAGATAATAGATAGTGGCACTTCAACATCATGTtcattttcttccttctttatttcaattttaatagcCTCAGGAGTTGTTGTTTGAGACAACTCATCTGAACTTGATGATTCAAATGATTCCAAACCAAATAGTGACTCAAATGCTTCCATCAACCCCATTCCACCTGTTCAAACAAATAGTACATctttacatataaatataaatagtcGATCGAATTTActgtttatttctttttagtcAAGATACAATAAATTATACCTATAATATGTATACCATCATACCTATGTTATGTATAGATTGatcatacatatattatatgaaaagtactataaatccAGCAAAGGTagttattcaaaatatttagtgTTTGAGAGAATCTTAGTTATATATAGAAAAGTTTTGTTGTTACTAAAATCCATTGAAAATGTTGCACTGaaaaatattcaattgatattcCATATATCTTATTGTTAAATCGgcgagaaaagaaaaaataataacttttacACATGAGAAAATCAGAAAGAATTTCAGCGAGAATCTGTTTTGCAcgtattatatgttattttatagtGAACTAATTCGGtggaaaatatcatattatataacaCACAACTATCTCATTGATTCGCgataaaataagacaaattgaaaagaaaattaaaagtcatGTGCTCTATGACTTTATGTGACggtttaaacttttaaataagaTGATCACGTAATTCAGAAAGCTGACCTTTGGTTTCAGCATTTGGAGTCCCATCACATGAAGATGAATCAGTTGTTGCAATGTTGTTTGATGAAGTTTTTGAACTTTCAGAATTATTTGTGGAAGAAGTACTTGATCCTATCCATCCTTGTAGCAATCTAGCTATATTTTCAGTACTTGATGCATAAATAGTAGAAGTAGAAGAAACTTGTGtattttcttgtttaatattattattgtgtgAGCTTGTTGGATTTTCAAGTGACAAAGCATTATGTAAAGCCTTTTTAGCCATGTTAATATCAGCTTGAAGTGTCCTTTCCCATTGTCCCCTAGAAGTTGATGAATTTGAAGATGATAAGTGAGTAAGCCCATTTTCTAAAGAAAATAGATCATTTGATCCATGACATTGGTCAAGccttttcatctttttctttagaTGAGTATTCCAGTAGTTTTTTATGTCGTTATCTGTTCTCTCTGGCAGATACGAAGCTATTGCAGCCCATCTGTTCCAAGGTCATAACAAGTCAGAGTGGAGAAATTAGaaatttagttatatttttttttacttgaatatacaatttaattttctaataagAGATTCAAAAATTTCGAACTTCGTACCAAGTgaaataaatactaaaataaaaggTCAATATGCCAAGTGAAGATCTAGAAGTAAAGACAATAATAGTTGGAATTTTGTTTCAATAAGAGATCAATGCGTTCAGGATGAGTGTGATCTTAGAAGTAAAGAGAATAATAGTTGGAATTTTGTTTCAATAGGAGATCAATGAGTTCAGGATGAGTGTGATCTTATTGTAcgtatgtatatattttaattttttaaagaatatttagGAGTATGTTTAATGTGttggaaattaattaaaagaagagATTAAGagcatatatatacttgtttcCTAAAAGTGCTTGAAGCTGGAtaatcattttttcttcttgatctGTGAAGTTACCCCTCTTTATCCCTGGCCTAAGGTAGTTTGTCCATCTTAGCCTGCAGCTCTTGCTACACCTACGCAACCctgcaaataaaaaatcacacacattataaataaaaataaatcctcattaattaattaaatactctTAGTCAACTTTTTAAGTTATACTTCCTCCGTCCGAAATtgtttgttatgatttttatttttagagtcaaactataaaaactttgactaacattttaagatttacttttttatcatattaatatgcaaaaaattgcaatttatagtacttttcatatagtttgagaatatctattttttttgttcaaaatatcgaattaatgtgatttaatttaactttgaaaattagttaaattaacttTCGAAAAGCATAACATGACATACAATTCCGGACGAAGAGAGTATATATCGGTGATATCTCACCTAAAGAGTATGTTAAAAAACTctgtaataattataaaataggtttttattttctttatgattGTTAATTAGTGGAGATTTGTTAATTGTTGTTGCTTACcataaatttgaaagaaacaaattaaaaaaagaatcccATCATACATAGTGGAACTAGGAGGCGTAATGACTTTGTctggaaattatattatatatgtaaagtcaattttttctacgtctatattatatgtatcgcatccttttaattttcttcatgtatttaccttttttttattatctgaATCCCCTTTGATAAAATGTAAACATAGATTTAGATATAATGAAGAATAAAAAACCTGTTTTAGTGGGAAGTGCCCTCCAATTGCCTGGACCATGTTGTTGCACATAAGAGACTAACATTATATCTTCTTCAGGAGTCCATGGCCCTTTCTTCACTCCCATTTTATCACAACAAGGGACTCTACCCATTGGAACACAACCCTTTTTTTGCCTTGTTTTGTGGAATTCTTCTTTTCTTGggaaaaaaaagtagaaataaGTGTCTTATAGGGCTaaggttttttattttaattttataagattagtgaaaaaggtGAGAGTGCATTCAATGTGGACTGAGGAAAAAGTCATCAATTGAATATTGATGGCCTCACTCATCAAAACCGCGTGGCATTAAATGTTATCATTTACTTCTGATTTTAAATTAGCAATactaatagtagtagtagtagcaACACTTTCTATTCTTTTACTACACCCCCCTACTTCATCAAGTAAAGCTAGTGGGGCAATCTAATAAGATAGCTATCGCGATCCGAAATTTTGGGGCAATCTAATAAGATAGCTATCGCGATCCGAAATTTCGAGTCATAATGATATCTATTATAATTCATTAGTAGGTAAGCTAATTCATATTGCAAAAAGGATGAGTAATAGACATGTTGGGTATAAACAATAACCACCAAGAGAAAATCGCAACAATCAAAAGAAAGCAGTGAAAATGGAAATTTATTTAAGAGTGTGTGAATTCTTTTCTCAATTGTATTAATGAtgtgtaaaattaaaaatacacttataatacaaagAGTGTGCACTAGACCTTCCTTCGGCTAAGATGGCATCGCCCCTAACTGAACCCCAACATAGGCTAGAAGTTGTTTGGAATTTGAAATATCAAGTCAAATCATCCTATTGGTTAAAGACTGAATGTCTAAAGCAAAAGGTTATTTCGAAGCTGAAAAAACGCAATAAAAAGATATGATTTAGAGAGTCATCACACTACTCAGTTGATTAATTACataaactttttatttgttaatgaaAATTTGATTCTCACGTTATAATTCGATTTCTCCTCCATTTCCCAAACCTTAATCGACCTCAGCCGATTTAGATCTGCTTCTTgcacttcattttattttgatttgtatgaGCATGTTTATGGAGTTAATTCAAAGTTATAAAATGTCAAGCTTTCTACTTTCTAGGATGTAATGATACTGTATGGCATTATCTTTTTTGTTATAGATCGATTATAAAATCTACTTCCTCCGTGGCATATTACACAtcactctttttatttttatttgcattAAGAAATaaggtaattttatttttacgctcttatttaattagttatagATTTCCAAGGTTAGtcaaagtaaatatattttcaagattaattaactaatcaatAAGAATATTAGACAAAATAcgatattttatgtataaattttataaaatgacataTATTGTGGTTCAACTATTATTAGAAAGGAGTAACTTATAATATGAGACAGGGGTagtatgtattaaaaaaaaggcAAATCATTTTGTACATGATGGTTGtagcaattttttttgttgctcAATCTGTGAAGCTCACActagaattttgattaaatttgaatggTGAGCAcaatttattttgaagtgaaGCTTCTCATAAGATCTTCTTTATATTTAGAAGGGAAAAGgatctgatatacccctcaactttgtcatttagagctgatatatccctcgttataaaagtggctcatatatgcccttaccgttatacaaacggctcacatatactcctgccgttacaaaatggcacacatatacccttcatttaacggaagttaaaaatttagttttaaatttatatttattagttctaatttttttttaaaaaaaatatttaggagtatatatgattcttctatcaaagttcaaggtatatcttaatttttttcatacataaattattttttgacttcttttattataattatttgagtttcttattcttattttgtttttttcttacattccttagtttaaagaaaaaaaattaaactatttttttgtgtgtattgtaatttaatttcgtattcgaagaaaaaatttggtcatctacaataagttttacaagaatattagtgaaacaaaaataaatttgattcaaaatcataattataaattagtcattgaaacaaaaaaaaagtaaaaaaaatatgtttgacgaggattaaatttactcatataggattatattttttagaaaaaaataataaaaatttaaatttaaattattttttttcatttccattagagaaaaagggtatatgtgagtcatttgtttacaagtaggggtatatatgagccactttcataacaaggggtatatcagctctaaatgacaaagttaatggatatatcagaccctttttccTATTTAGAATTTGAACTCGAAATATCTTATTAAGGTAAAACACTCTTACCAGTGCATCACAACTCATATTGATATCATCATTGCAAATTTGATTACAATGCAATATAGGGGAGTACAAAACATTAATCAGGAGGCAGGATCCTCGACAGTCTATTTAATGAATATGATAAAAGGATAAATACTGAGTATATaaccttttaaaatttattggagTGTTACCCACCACCATATTTAATTTAGCACTAATCCTGATTAATGAtgaattgaataaatttgagaaataaatgttaaaaatacacttaaattatatatttttttaagtttcatatttaaactattaaaagtttgaatttcatacctaaactatcactttttagtttgagaaacacacatCTCTCTTTTATATCACTTTTATCATGGTATGTATAATacactctttctctttctcttttattttgaagaattttcaCATCACACTCTGCAGGGACAAATATCTAatcttaacaaaaaataaataaattattattattagctaaaattaaaaattaaaaaattattataaaaaaataatattttctttaataaaataaaatgtaaaatatttttcttgccccacaccattttttaaagttttttattttgcctaaatttcttttataaaagtatttcattttttacttcatctcctCCCCCTCATCAAATActaattttgataattattttattttgttaaaaatataattctatcCATCCCACTTAAACCTccgctttcaatttttttccccAATGTTTAGATAAATACatatcgaaaatattttttacttgccgccacaagttttttttatatttttttgttctttatatTATATTCAGTACattagtagaattttttttttctaaaaatatatgtatgtgcatatctaaaataaaataagaaaaacgaaaaaagataaaaattaggagcgaaaaattaa harbors:
- the THM6 gene encoding transcription factor, which translates into the protein MGRVPCCDKMGVKKGPWTPEEDIMLVSYVQQHGPGNWRALPTKTGLRRCSKSCRLRWTNYLRPGIKRGNFTDQEEKMIIQLQALLGNKWAAIASYLPERTDNDIKNYWNTHLKKKMKRLDQCHGSNDLFSLENGLTHLSSSNSSTSRGQWERTLQADINMAKKALHNALSLENPTSSHNNNIKQENTQVSSTSTIYASSTENIARLLQGWIGSSTSSTNNSESSKTSSNNIATTDSSSCDGTPNAETKGGMGLMEAFESLFGLESFESSSSDELSQTTTPEAIKIEIKKEENEHDVEVPLSIILENWLLDENTLNIQPKNDLTTLISFDETPQLF